One genomic segment of Falco peregrinus isolate bFalPer1 chromosome 7, bFalPer1.pri, whole genome shotgun sequence includes these proteins:
- the DYNLT2 gene encoding LOW QUALITY PROTEIN: dynein light chain Tctex-type protein 2 (The sequence of the model RefSeq protein was modified relative to this genomic sequence to represent the inferred CDS: inserted 1 base in 1 codon), whose translation MKGKSTQSNYEALSMAPMEEEYFTDSMKAKLLMFKANRAKIKHXNTYRLESHNKFKDYLVRDKAQVILMNKLQQAKYDGVSSPSLCASISEEILKAVKELVFDRYKYVVSVLIVEKAGQAINVASRWIWDVQRDTWISAKCETEISLNIRPNS comes from the exons atgaaaggaaaaagtacaCAGTCAAATTATGAGGCTTTAAGTATGGCTCCAATGGAAGAAGAGTATTTTACTGATTCGATGAAAGCTAAGCTATTGATGTTCAAAGCTAATAGGGCAAAGATAAAAC CAAATACATACAGACTGGAGTCACATAATAAATTTAAGGATTATTTAGTAAGAGACAAAGCTCAAGTGATACTAATG aataaactTCAACAAGCCAAATATGATGGAGTTTCTAGTCCTTCCTTGTGTGCTTCAATCtcagaagaaatattaaagGCTGTGAAGGAATTGGTATTTGATCGTTACAAGTATGTGGTATCCGTACTAATTGTGGAAAAGGCAGGTCAGGCAATAAAT gttGCCAGCAGATGGATCTGGGATGTTCAAAGAGACACTTGGATTTCAGCTAAATGTGAAACTGAAATTAGCTTAAATATAAGGCCCAATTCTTAG
- the FAM228B gene encoding protein FAM228B isoform X1 → MAPRALPGMLGAVVSRPVRHRPGGAPGPARPGPARPFLSGSVLEAARPLTCPGGSLSSLLIGSGTQALLFLIGGKTTEPRGGRPGLGCHGREGRWSAWRGGIRPCLRPASPQGRQPLVQGFTTSLSQKNRTALSGGKSAKDGLKQKLVTPLQTRLICSVNNSETPWLPRFTCPRLVREHDQQSPWQRFSSAPAKSGAENTFECSRRFGKENNTKDLLPQRDFCRAKRAPDEDIIASVQCILDRESYFVREVDTYLRHSDFLNLRKKEILYKKWLEDVSEPLLQKIEHKMDSQSSKEIQKRKEEQLSLYLDYCKKKGYVALETYDPSEYDPFFLKTHTDCWKVSIPPLQDPLLKDIQRKLIETGIIKQCETGRPCSTRELNKLSRAELPQLPLGRQGMDAAQWLKVPHAYIASEVHQRKRQELMWCLLRGSTTATVDEASPWLHSRVFAKT, encoded by the exons ATGGCGCCCCGCGCGCTGCCGGGGATGCTAGGAGCTGTAGTCTCCCGGCCTGTACGGCATAGACCTGGCggggcgcccggcccggcccggcccggcccggcccggcccttCCTTTCAGGCTCAGTGCTGGAGGCGGCACGGCCTCTCACCTGCCCTGGAGGCAGCCTGTCCTCGCTCCTGATTGGCTCAGGCACCCAAGCGCTCCTTTTTCTGATTGGTGGGAAGACCACGGAGCCGAGGGGAGGGCGCCCAGGTTTGGGTTGCCATGGCAGGGAAGGACGCTGGTCGGCCTGGCGCGGAGGGATCCGCCCGTGCCTCCGCCCTGCCTCTCCTCAAGGACGGCAGCCA CTTGTCCAGGGATTTACAACATCCCTATCTCAGAAGAACAGAACTGCTTTGAGCGGAGGGAAATCTGCAAAAGATGGCCTGAAGCAGAAGCTCGTGACACCTTTGCAG ACTAGGCTGATATGTAGTGTGAATAACTCAGAAACTCCCTGGCTACCAAGATTTACGTGTCCAAGACTTGTGAGAGAACATGATCAGCAAAGCCCTTGGCAG AGGTTCTCCTCAGCACCAGCAAAGAGTGGCgcagaaaatacttttgaatGCAGTAGACgttttgggaaggaaaataataccAAAGATTTGCTACCACAGAGAGACTTCTGTCGTGCAAAG AGAGCACCTGATGAAGACATTATTGCTTCTGTTCAGTGCATCTTGGACAGAGAAAGTTATTTTGTAAGG GAGGTGGACACATATTTGAGGCACAGTGATTTCTTAAATCTGAGAAAGAAGGAGATCCTGTACAAGAAATGGCTTGAGGATGTTTCAGagccactgctgcagaaaattGAACACAAAATGGACAGCCAGTCaagcaaagaaatacagaaaaggaaagaagaacaaCTCTCTCTCTATTTAGACTACTGTAAAAAGAAG GGCTACGTGGCTTTGGAAACTTATGACCCATCAGAATATGACCCGTTCTTCCTGAAGACCCATACGGACTGCTGGAAG GTTTCAATACCACCTTTACAGGATCCTCTGTTAAAAGacattcaaagaaaattaattgagACGGGCATTATCAAGCAGTGTGAGAcag GAAGACCATGCTCTACCAGAGAGCTGAACAAACTGAGCAGAGCAGAACTGCCACAGCTTCCCTTGGGCCGGCAAGGCATGGATGCAGCCCAGTGGCTGAAGGTGCCACACGCCTACATCGCGAGCGAGGTCCACCAAAGGAAGAGGCAAGAGCTAATGTGGTGTTTACTGAGAGGCAGCACAACAGCTACGGTGGATGAGGCCTCTCCTTGGCTGCATAGCAGAGTATTTGCTAAAACTTAA
- the FAM228B gene encoding protein FAM228B isoform X2 codes for MAPRALPGMLGAVVSRPVRHRPGGAPGPARPGPARPFLSGSVLEAARPLTCPGGSLSSLLIGSGTQALLFLIGGKTTEPRGGRPGLGCHGREGRWSAWRGGIRPCLRPASPQGRQPLVQGFTTSLSQKNRTALSGGKSAKDGLKQKLVTPLQTRLICSVNNSETPWLPRFTCPRLVREHDQQSPWQRFSSAPAKSGAENTFECSRRFGKENNTKDLLPQRDFCRAKGYVALETYDPSEYDPFFLKTHTDCWKVSIPPLQDPLLKDIQRKLIETGIIKQCETGRPCSTRELNKLSRAELPQLPLGRQGMDAAQWLKVPHAYIASEVHQRKRQELMWCLLRGSTTATVDEASPWLHSRVFAKT; via the exons ATGGCGCCCCGCGCGCTGCCGGGGATGCTAGGAGCTGTAGTCTCCCGGCCTGTACGGCATAGACCTGGCggggcgcccggcccggcccggcccggcccggcccggcccttCCTTTCAGGCTCAGTGCTGGAGGCGGCACGGCCTCTCACCTGCCCTGGAGGCAGCCTGTCCTCGCTCCTGATTGGCTCAGGCACCCAAGCGCTCCTTTTTCTGATTGGTGGGAAGACCACGGAGCCGAGGGGAGGGCGCCCAGGTTTGGGTTGCCATGGCAGGGAAGGACGCTGGTCGGCCTGGCGCGGAGGGATCCGCCCGTGCCTCCGCCCTGCCTCTCCTCAAGGACGGCAGCCA CTTGTCCAGGGATTTACAACATCCCTATCTCAGAAGAACAGAACTGCTTTGAGCGGAGGGAAATCTGCAAAAGATGGCCTGAAGCAGAAGCTCGTGACACCTTTGCAG ACTAGGCTGATATGTAGTGTGAATAACTCAGAAACTCCCTGGCTACCAAGATTTACGTGTCCAAGACTTGTGAGAGAACATGATCAGCAAAGCCCTTGGCAG AGGTTCTCCTCAGCACCAGCAAAGAGTGGCgcagaaaatacttttgaatGCAGTAGACgttttgggaaggaaaataataccAAAGATTTGCTACCACAGAGAGACTTCTGTCGTGCAAAG GGCTACGTGGCTTTGGAAACTTATGACCCATCAGAATATGACCCGTTCTTCCTGAAGACCCATACGGACTGCTGGAAG GTTTCAATACCACCTTTACAGGATCCTCTGTTAAAAGacattcaaagaaaattaattgagACGGGCATTATCAAGCAGTGTGAGAcag GAAGACCATGCTCTACCAGAGAGCTGAACAAACTGAGCAGAGCAGAACTGCCACAGCTTCCCTTGGGCCGGCAAGGCATGGATGCAGCCCAGTGGCTGAAGGTGCCACACGCCTACATCGCGAGCGAGGTCCACCAAAGGAAGAGGCAAGAGCTAATGTGGTGTTTACTGAGAGGCAGCACAACAGCTACGGTGGATGAGGCCTCTCCTTGGCTGCATAGCAGAGTATTTGCTAAAACTTAA